The following coding sequences lie in one Treponema socranskii subsp. buccale genomic window:
- the rocF gene encoding arginase, whose amino-acid sequence MNIHIIEMPLDFGASRHGSDMGPSAIRLAGLRAKLESLGHTLVKYNSPMHIHPQEYEEVGNPKAKYLKPIAAACTQLAKEADESFAAGEFPLTLGGDHSIVLGTLAGAAASAKRKGQRLGVLYVDAHGDFNTPETTLSGNIHGECLAASCGLGLPELTNLYFDGRKVDPRNVCFVGIRDLDPGEKELMRKSGVTVFTMSDIERQGFPSVVKQVVLFFKTHADVVHVSFDMDVLDPMFAPGTGIPLPAGMTNREALLLMEEMSDTGIVKSADIVEVNPILDVRNQTAVLAVSLAARLLGEKLY is encoded by the coding sequence ATGAATATTCACATCATTGAAATGCCGCTCGATTTCGGAGCTTCTCGCCACGGCAGCGATATGGGGCCGTCCGCAATACGGCTCGCGGGTTTACGCGCAAAACTCGAATCGCTCGGTCACACTTTGGTCAAATACAATTCGCCGATGCACATACATCCTCAGGAGTACGAAGAGGTCGGAAACCCGAAAGCGAAATATTTAAAACCGATAGCGGCCGCCTGCACGCAGCTTGCAAAAGAAGCGGATGAGTCTTTTGCCGCGGGAGAATTTCCGCTTACGCTCGGCGGCGATCACTCGATCGTGCTCGGCACGCTTGCCGGAGCCGCCGCGTCCGCAAAACGCAAGGGGCAAAGACTCGGCGTACTTTACGTCGACGCGCACGGAGATTTCAACACGCCCGAGACGACGCTTTCCGGCAACATCCACGGCGAATGCCTTGCCGCTTCGTGCGGACTCGGTCTTCCGGAATTGACGAATTTATATTTTGACGGACGCAAAGTCGATCCGCGCAACGTGTGCTTCGTCGGCATCCGCGATTTGGATCCGGGCGAAAAAGAGCTGATGCGCAAATCCGGCGTCACGGTTTTTACGATGAGCGACATCGAACGGCAGGGCTTTCCGTCCGTCGTCAAACAAGTCGTACTCTTTTTTAAAACGCACGCGGACGTCGTGCACGTGTCTTTCGACATGGACGTGCTCGATCCCATGTTCGCGCCCGGCACCGGCATTCCGCTTCCCGCCGGCATGACGAACCGCGAAGCGCTTTTGCTCATGGAAGAGATGAGCGATACCGGTATCGTAAAATCGGCCGACATCGTGGAAGTGAATCCGATCCTCGACGTGAGAAATCAAACCGCAGTGCTTGCCGTTTCTCTTGCCGCCCGCCTGCTCGGCGAAAAATTGTATTGA